Proteins co-encoded in one Malus sylvestris chromosome 9, drMalSylv7.2, whole genome shotgun sequence genomic window:
- the LOC126634555 gene encoding DEAD-box ATP-dependent RNA helicase 24-like, which produces MSKRKFGFEGFGINKQSTFDFERSQQAPQRLYVPPSSRGGNSHDNFEDTDLDNIDYDDNDGSNDPGNDNSHGDGGGGDEEVDPLDAFMEGIHEEVRSAPPPKPKEKAEKYKDDEEEDHMESFLRAKKDVMLTLASDALHAGYDSDEEVYAAAKAVDAGLLEYDSDDNPIVLDKRKIEPIPALDHSSIDYEPFNKDFYEEKESISGMSEEDVFEYKKSLAIRASGFDVPRPVKTFEDSGFSSQLMTAIKKQDYVKPTPIQCQALPIVLSGRDIIGIAKTGSGKTAAFVLPMIVHIMDQPELQKEEGPIGVICAPTRELAHQIYLESKKFAKSHGIRVSAVYGGMSKLDQFKELKAGCEIVVATPGRLIDMLKMKALTMIRATYLVLDEADRMFDLGFEPQIRSIVGQIRPDRQTLLFSATMPRKVEKLAREILSDPIRVTVGEVGMANEDITQVVHVIPSDAEKLPWLLEKLPGMIDEGDVLVFASKKAAVDEIESQLAQKGFKVTALHGDKDQASRMDILQKFKSGIYHVLVATDVAARGLDIKSIKSVVNFDIAKDMDMHVHRIGRTGRAGDKDGTAYTLITQKEARFAGELVNSLVAAGQIVSTELMDLAMKDGRFRSKRDSRKGGGKKGRGRGGGGGGGRGVRGVDFGLGIGYNTESNNSSSHTVASRPATVTPVRTGMMSQFKTKFVAASSNSPSQASGNSYSAPSRPALRGFVSGGSIGGDVYRTQATSTITPALTPAPTPAPTSSQNSGVNANQKPSESSRDKPRERRRRSGWDC; this is translated from the exons ATGTCGAAGAGAAAATTCGGATTCGAAGGCTTTGGCATAAACAAGCAATCAACCTTCGATTTCGAGCGGTCACAGCAAGCCCCTCAGCGGCTCTACGTCCCTCCGTCGTCTCGCGGCGGAAACAGCCACGACAACTTCGAAGACACCGACCTCGACAACATCGATTACGACGACAACGATGGTTCCAATGACCCCGGGAATGACAACAGCCACGGCGACGGTGGCGGCGGTGACGAGGAAGTAGATCCTCTGGATGCTTTCATGGAGGGGATTCACGAGGAGGTGAGGTCAGCTCCGCCGCCGAAGCCGAAAGAGAAAGCCGAGAAGTACAAGGACGATGAGGAGGAGGATCACATGGAGAGTTTTCTGAGGGCTAAGAAGGACGTGATGCTCACGCTGGCATCGGATGCTTTACACGCCGGATATGACTCCGACGAGGAGGTATATGCGGCCGCCAAGGCCGTCGATGCCGGGTTGTTGGAGTACGATTCGGATGATAATCCCATTGTTCTTGACAAGAGGAAGATCGAGCCAATTCCAGCTCTCGATCATAGTTCAATCGACTACGAGCCTTTTAATAAGGATTTTTACGAGGAGAAAGAGTCGATTTCAG GGATGAGTGAGGAGGATGTTTTTGAGTACAAGAAGAGCTTGGCCATCCGTGCGTCGGGTTTTGATGTGCCAAGGCCGGTCAAGACATTTGAAGACTCTGGATTTTCTTCACAGCTGATGACTGCCATAAAAAAACAAGACTATGTAAAGCCGACACCGATACAGTGCCAAGCTCTACCCATAGTTCTTTCCGGGAGAGATATCATTGGTATTGCGAAAACTGGTTCTGGAAAGACTGCTGCTTTTGTCCTTCCAATGATTGTCCACATTATGGATCAGCCAGAACTTCAAAAAGAAGAGGGTCCTATTGGAGTGATATGTGCACCTACTCGAGAGCTGGCGCACCAAATATACTTAGAGTCCAAGAAATTTGCTAAATCACATGGGATACGTGTCTCTGCTGTATATGGTGGAATGTCTAAGCTTGATCAGTTCAAAGAACTTAAGGCAGGATGTGAAATAGTTGTTGCTACTCCCGGGAGATTAATAGACATGCTTAAAATGAAGGCACTGACAATGATAAGGGCAACTTACCTAGTACTTGATGAGGCTGATCGGATGTTTGACCTTGGGTTTGAGCCTCAAATTAGGTCTATTGTTGGTCAGATTCGACCAGACCGACAGACATTGCTCTTTTCTGCAACAATGCCTCGTAAAGTTGAAAAGTTGGCTAGGGAGATTCTCTCTGATCCTATAAGAGTTACAGTGGGTGAGGTGGGAATGGCCAATGAGGATATCACTCAGGTTGTTCATGTAATTCCCTCTGACGCTGAGAAGTTGCCCTGGCTTCTTGAGAAGTTACCTGGGATGATTGATGAGGGTGATGTTCTAGTGTTTGCTTCAAAAAAGGCTGCAGTGGATGAGATTGAGTCACAGCTTGCACAGAAAGGTTTTAAAGTCACAGCTCTGCATGGTGACAAGGACCAGGCATCTCGGATGGATATTCTGCAAAAATTTAAATCTGGCATTTACCATGTTCTTGTTGCAACTGATGTTGCTGCCCGTGGTCTTGACATCAAGTCAATTAAGTCAGTTGTGAACTTTGATATTGCAAAAGACATGGACATGCACGTCCATCGAATTGGTAGAACAGGTCGTGCTGGTGATAAGGATGGCACTGCATACACTCTTATTACACAGAAAGAGGCACGTTTTGCTGGTGAGTTGGTTAATAGCTTGGTTGCTGCTGGTCAGATTGTTTCCACGGAGCTCATGGACCTTGCAATGAAG GATGGGAGATTCAGGTCCAAACGTGATTCAAGAAAAGGAG GTGGAAAGAAAGGTAGAGGGAGGGgaggtggtggcggtggtggtcGAGGTGTGCGTGGGGTGGATTTTGGTCTGGGAATTGGATATAATACGGAATCCAATAATTCTTCATCGCATACCGTTGCTAGTCGACCTGCTACAGTAACTCCTGTGAGGACAGGAATGATGTCACAGTTCAAGACTAAATTCGTTGCTGCTTCATCCAACTCTCCAAGTCAAGCTTCAGGTAACAGCTATAGTGCACCCAGCAGACCAGCATTACGAGGATTTGTATCTGGTGGTTCAATTGGTGGGGATGTATATAGAACTCAGGCAACCAGTACAATTACTCCTGCTCTTACTCCCGCTCCCACTCCCGCTCCTACATCTTCTCAGAACTCTGGAGTAAATGCAAATCAGAAGCCCTCTGAAAG TTCTAGAGATAAACCTAGAGAAAGGCGGAGGCGCTCTGGTTGGGACTGTTGA